One region of Oxalobacteraceae sp. CFBP 8761 genomic DNA includes:
- the fliF gene encoding flagellar M-ring protein FliF translates to MLGLAVAVTAAVMMFMWQDQSSYKPVFGAREKVVAADMMTVLEAEQIPYRVHPDSGQVLVPSSQLGKVRMLLAAKGVTAQLPAGLELMDRNDPLGVSQFVQDVRFRRGLEGELAQSILTMDSIASARVHLAIAKTSSFVTGNTDGNSASVVVAVKPGRSLGNEQIAAIVNMVSGSVAGLSPQRVSLVDQAGNYLSSRIDLADGFDGAAQGDTAAKRHADEVRANVNDLLAPILGVANYKVSVTAAVDNDRIEETQEKYGEAPKVTSEAMREEMEKSRMAMGVPGTLSNRPPAPAVTDAAGAPPAEKTDDGSARKNATTRQYAYDRAITQIKRERGRLKKLSVAVVLNASSAADGKAWTPAELTNIEKILAGGLGIDAARGDVLAVSAMKFPAAPVEQAWWQQRDNIVDMASWALWAVGALLAYFLLARPLLRAATTRLAPSPATPAIPATPALPSATAAAPLTALPGSVAALEAPAQGSPGAVIPLLENYDLPPSGSPVDVMVDHLRVLAAKEPERVAEVVKQWVQKKHGRTE, encoded by the coding sequence ATGCTGGGCCTGGCAGTGGCCGTCACCGCTGCCGTCATGATGTTCATGTGGCAGGATCAATCGAGCTACAAGCCGGTCTTCGGCGCGCGCGAGAAAGTCGTTGCCGCCGACATGATGACGGTGCTCGAAGCGGAACAGATTCCCTACCGCGTCCATCCGGACAGCGGCCAGGTGCTGGTGCCGTCGTCGCAGCTGGGCAAGGTGCGCATGCTGCTCGCGGCCAAGGGCGTCACCGCCCAGCTGCCGGCCGGCCTCGAACTGATGGACCGCAACGACCCGCTGGGCGTGTCGCAGTTCGTACAGGACGTGCGTTTCCGGCGCGGCCTCGAAGGCGAGCTGGCGCAAAGCATCCTGACGATGGATTCGATCGCCAGTGCCCGCGTGCACCTGGCCATCGCGAAGACCAGCTCGTTCGTGACCGGCAATACCGACGGCAACTCGGCGTCGGTCGTGGTCGCCGTCAAGCCGGGCCGCAGCCTGGGCAACGAACAGATCGCCGCGATCGTCAACATGGTCTCGGGCAGCGTGGCGGGCCTGTCGCCGCAGCGCGTCTCGCTGGTCGACCAGGCCGGCAACTACCTGTCTTCGCGCATCGACCTGGCCGACGGCTTCGATGGCGCCGCGCAGGGCGACACGGCCGCAAAACGCCACGCCGACGAGGTGCGCGCCAACGTCAACGACCTGCTCGCGCCGATCCTTGGCGTGGCCAACTACAAGGTCAGCGTGACGGCCGCCGTGGACAACGACCGCATCGAAGAAACCCAGGAAAAATACGGCGAAGCCCCGAAAGTCACGAGCGAAGCCATGCGCGAAGAAATGGAAAAAAGCCGCATGGCGATGGGCGTGCCGGGCACGCTGTCGAACCGGCCGCCGGCGCCGGCCGTCACGGACGCGGCGGGCGCCCCGCCTGCCGAAAAAACCGACGATGGCAGCGCGCGCAAGAACGCCACCACCCGCCAGTACGCCTACGACCGCGCGATCACGCAGATCAAGCGCGAGCGGGGCCGCCTGAAAAAACTGTCGGTGGCCGTGGTGCTCAACGCGAGCAGCGCCGCCGACGGCAAGGCCTGGACGCCGGCTGAACTGACGAATATCGAGAAAATCCTGGCCGGTGGCCTGGGCATCGACGCTGCACGGGGCGATGTGCTGGCCGTGTCGGCCATGAAGTTCCCGGCCGCCCCGGTGGAACAGGCCTGGTGGCAGCAACGCGACAACATCGTCGACATGGCGAGCTGGGCCTTGTGGGCCGTCGGCGCGCTGCTGGCCTACTTCCTGCTAGCCCGGCCGCTGCTGCGCGCCGCCACCACGCGCCTGGCGCCATCGCCAGCCACGCCGGCCATCCCGGCCACACCGGCATTGCCGAGCGCCACTGCCGCGGCGCCGCTCACCGCGCTGCCTGGCAGCGTGGCGGCGCTCGAAGCGCCCGCGCAGGGCAGCCCGGGCGCCGTCATTCCCCTGCTCGAGAACTACGACTTGCCGCCATCCGGCTCGCCGGTCGACGTCATGGTCGATCACCTGAGAGTGCTGGCGGCCAAGGAGCCGGAGCGCGTTGCTGAAGTCGTCAAACAATGGGTACAGAAAAAACATGGCCGAACTGAATAA